A region from the Rhodohalobacter sp. SW132 genome encodes:
- a CDS encoding ChaB family protein has protein sequence MPYDRLSDLPDSVKDNLPKHAREIYKEAYNSAWEEYKDPADRQGDASREETAHRVAWAAVKQKYKKENDRWVKKE, from the coding sequence ATGCCGTACGACCGATTATCCGACCTTCCGGATTCTGTAAAAGATAATCTGCCCAAACATGCGCGGGAGATCTATAAGGAAGCCTATAACAGTGCCTGGGAGGAATATAAAGATCCCGCGGACAGGCAAGGTGATGCTTCCCGCGAAGAAACGGCCCATCGTGTAGCCTGGGCTGCAGTAAAACAGAAATACAAAAAAGAAAACGACAGGTGGGTGAAGAAAGAGTGA
- a CDS encoding type 1 glutamine amidotransferase domain-containing protein, which produces MKPKNKLSIAILATDGFEESELSEPRNALKDAGMIAHIVSPKQDQIRAWKHTEWSSEYKVDVPLDEADTENYDALLLPGGVLNPDQLRTEEKAIQFIRDFIESDKPVAAICHGPQLLIEADVVDGLKMTSYHAIKTDLKNAGANWVDEEVVIDRNIITSRNPDDIPAFNKAMIHEFQKTKPKETA; this is translated from the coding sequence ATGAAACCTAAAAATAAGTTATCCATAGCAATTCTTGCTACAGATGGATTTGAAGAGTCAGAATTAAGTGAACCTCGCAATGCTTTGAAAGATGCCGGGATGATTGCGCATATTGTATCTCCAAAGCAGGATCAGATTCGTGCCTGGAAGCATACAGAGTGGAGCAGTGAGTATAAAGTGGACGTACCTCTTGATGAAGCAGATACCGAAAATTACGATGCATTGTTGCTTCCCGGCGGTGTTCTGAATCCCGACCAGTTACGAACTGAGGAGAAGGCCATTCAATTTATCAGGGATTTTATCGAATCAGATAAACCGGTTGCTGCAATCTGTCACGGTCCCCAGCTTTTAATTGAAGCAGATGTAGTAGATGGCCTGAAAATGACATCTTATCACGCCATAAAAACGGATCTTAAAAACGCAGGCGCAAACTGGGTTGATGAGGAAGTTGTGATAGACCGAAATATCATAACCAGCCGTAACCCCGATGATATTCCAGCTTTTAACAAAGCCATGATTCATGAATTTCAAAAAACGAAACCCAAAGAGACTGCATAA
- a CDS encoding DUF2267 domain-containing protein, with translation MESSNIELEKFVHETHEYINQLASDLGHPEEKQRVMIIWRAVMHTIRDRIQISESLDLLSSLPLILKGMFTLGWKYSESPPYTYETIEQMKTRVKHLQNEYGEQDFPWGKSTEEIISIVLDSLEKYCSEEQIDHIRGQLPQKVKQVV, from the coding sequence ATGGAATCTTCAAATATAGAGTTAGAAAAATTCGTACATGAAACTCATGAATATATTAATCAGTTAGCAAGTGATCTCGGACACCCGGAAGAAAAACAAAGGGTGATGATTATCTGGCGTGCTGTAATGCATACGATCCGCGATCGCATTCAGATCTCAGAGTCACTGGACCTGCTCTCTTCGCTGCCATTGATTCTTAAAGGGATGTTTACTCTCGGATGGAAATACAGCGAATCACCGCCCTATACATATGAGACTATCGAGCAGATGAAAACCCGGGTTAAACATCTACAAAATGAATATGGCGAACAGGATTTCCCATGGGGCAAGTCCACCGAGGAAATTATCTCCATAGTACTTGACTCACTGGAAAAATATTGTTCGGAAGAGCAAATAGACCATATCAGGGGGCAGTTGCCACAAAAAGTAAAGCAGGTCGTATAA